The Pseudofrankia inefficax genome window below encodes:
- a CDS encoding SDR family NAD(P)-dependent oxidoreductase, which translates to MSRFTFDGRVVAVTGAGRGIGRAYAVLFAQLGAKVVVNDLGGSPTGEGANTAPATKVVDRIRAAGGAAVANFSDVSTAEGGQSVIDAALAEFGRIDVVVNNAGNMVWAGLPDADLANLESHLNVHVKGSFNTARAAWPHMLEQDYGRIVLTTSIGMFGLEDNLGYATAKASMFGMARSMTASAAGRNIKVNCIGPNALTRLAGKPGGEAASADFRPIPELDPAAVAPMVAYLGHESCDVSGEVYLAGGGRFSRLFVGVTEGFLSPEPAQVGVEDIAANWAAINDEKGYYVPADPVDWSAHFMAHLFPAE; encoded by the coding sequence ATGAGCAGGTTCACCTTCGACGGTCGCGTCGTGGCCGTGACGGGCGCCGGGCGCGGCATCGGCCGTGCGTACGCGGTGCTGTTCGCCCAGCTCGGGGCCAAGGTCGTCGTCAACGACCTCGGCGGCTCGCCGACCGGAGAGGGCGCCAACACGGCGCCGGCGACAAAGGTCGTCGACCGGATCCGCGCGGCCGGCGGCGCCGCGGTCGCGAACTTCAGCGACGTCTCGACGGCCGAGGGCGGCCAGTCGGTCATCGACGCCGCGCTGGCCGAGTTCGGGCGCATCGACGTCGTCGTGAACAACGCCGGGAACATGGTGTGGGCTGGCCTGCCCGACGCCGACCTGGCGAACCTCGAATCTCACCTGAACGTGCACGTGAAGGGCTCGTTCAACACCGCGCGCGCCGCGTGGCCGCACATGCTGGAGCAGGACTACGGCCGCATCGTGCTGACGACGTCCATCGGCATGTTCGGGCTGGAGGACAACCTCGGCTACGCGACGGCGAAGGCGTCCATGTTCGGCATGGCCAGGAGCATGACCGCGTCGGCCGCCGGCAGGAACATCAAGGTGAACTGCATCGGCCCGAACGCGTTGACGCGGCTGGCCGGAAAGCCCGGTGGCGAGGCGGCGAGCGCCGACTTCCGCCCGATCCCGGAGCTGGATCCCGCCGCCGTGGCGCCGATGGTCGCCTACCTCGGGCATGAGAGCTGCGACGTCAGCGGCGAGGTCTACCTGGCCGGCGGCGGCCGGTTCTCCCGGCTCTTCGTCGGCGTCACCGAGGGCTTTCTCAGCCCTGAGCCCGCCCAGGTCGGCGTCGAGGACATCGCCGCGAACTGGGCGGCCATCAACGACGAGAAGGGCTACTACGTGCCCGCCGACCCGGTGGACTGGTCGGCCCACTTCATGGCCCACCTCTTCCCGGCGGAGTGA
- a CDS encoding nuclear transport factor 2 family protein produces the protein MSSDYGDAAARIRDTIAAYAQAVDDARTEDIVATFLPDGWASFPGAEPARGHEGIRATYSALTSDRVQRHVVTNILISDFDGKSAKVTSDLLFLVKGEKGWSVRLVGRYTDHLRQDGEAWLFESRELVFL, from the coding sequence ATGAGCTCCGACTACGGCGACGCCGCGGCGCGGATCCGGGACACCATCGCGGCCTATGCGCAGGCGGTGGACGACGCCCGCACCGAGGACATCGTCGCCACGTTCCTGCCCGACGGCTGGGCGTCCTTCCCTGGCGCGGAACCGGCCCGGGGCCACGAGGGCATCCGGGCGACATACTCCGCCCTGACCTCGGACCGGGTCCAGCGGCACGTCGTCACCAACATCCTGATCAGCGACTTCGACGGCAAGTCGGCCAAGGTGACCAGCGACCTGCTCTTCCTCGTCAAGGGCGAGAAGGGCTGGTCGGTCCGGCTCGTCGGCCGCTACACCGACCACCTGCGCCAGGACGGCGAGGCGTGGCTGTTCGAGAGCCGCGAGCTGGTCTTTCTCTGA